Proteins from a genomic interval of Pseudomonas versuta:
- the ccoO gene encoding cytochrome-c oxidase, cbb3-type subunit II has product MKHETIEKNIGLMAFFMVIAVSIGGLTQIVPLFFEDVTNTPVEGMKPRTALELEGRDIYIANGCVQCHSQMIRPFRAETERYGHYSVAGESVWDHPFLWGSKRTGPDLARVGGRYSDDWHRAHLYNPRNVVPESIMPAYPFLVERKLDGKDTAKKMEVLRVLGVPYTDEDIAGAKDAVKGKTEMDALVAYLQGLGTIIKSKR; this is encoded by the coding sequence ATGAAGCACGAAACAATCGAGAAGAATATTGGCCTGATGGCCTTCTTCATGGTCATCGCCGTGAGCATCGGTGGCCTGACCCAAATCGTTCCGCTGTTCTTCGAGGATGTCACCAATACTCCGGTTGAAGGCATGAAGCCGCGTACCGCCCTGGAACTGGAAGGTCGTGACATCTACATCGCCAACGGCTGTGTGCAATGCCACTCGCAGATGATTCGCCCGTTCCGTGCAGAAACCGAACGTTACGGCCACTACTCGGTAGCCGGCGAAAGCGTCTGGGACCACCCGTTCCTGTGGGGTTCCAAGCGTACCGGGCCTGACCTGGCCCGGGTTGGCGGTCGCTACTCCGATGACTGGCACCGTGCGCACCTGTACAACCCGCGCAACGTGGTACCCGAGTCGATCATGCCGGCTTATCCGTTCCTCGTAGAACGCAAGCTGGACGGCAAGGACACGGCGAAAAAAATGGAAGTCTTGCGCGTGCTCGGCGTCCCTTACACCGACGAAGATATCGCCGGTGCCAAGGATGCCGTGAAAGGCAAAACCGAAATGGACGCGCTGGTGGCCTATCTCCAGGGCCTGGGCACCATCATCAAAAGCAAACGGTGA
- the ccoN gene encoding cytochrome-c oxidase, cbb3-type subunit I, with amino-acid sequence MSTAISPTAYNYKVVRQFAIMTVVWGILGMGLGVFIASQLVWPELNLGLEWTTFGRLRPLHTNLVIFAFGGCALFGTSYYVVQRTCQTRLISDALAAFTFWGWQAVIIGAIITLPLGYTTTKEYAELEWPLAILLAIVWVVYGIVFFGTITKRKTKHIYVGNWFYGAFIIVTAMLHIVNHASLPVSFFKSYSAYAGATDAMIQWWYGHNAVGFFLTTGFLGMMYYFVPKQAERPIYSYRLSIVHFWALITLYIWAGPHHLHYTALPDWAQSLGMAMSIILLAPSWGGMINGMMTLSGAWHKLRTDPILRFLVVSLAFYGMSTFEGPMMAIKTVNSLSHYTDWTIGHVHAGALGWVAMISIGAMYHMIPRIYGQKQMYSTSLINTHFWLATIGTVLYIASMWVNGITQGLMWRAINDDGTLTYSFVEALQASHPGFIVRAIGGAIFASGMLFMAYNVFRTVRASNPVEAEAASKIAVVGAH; translated from the coding sequence ATGAGCACAGCAATCAGTCCGACTGCTTATAACTATAAGGTAGTCCGCCAGTTCGCCATCATGACGGTGGTCTGGGGGATCCTTGGCATGGGGCTCGGGGTTTTTATCGCGTCACAGCTTGTGTGGCCTGAATTAAACCTTGGCCTTGAGTGGACGACCTTTGGCCGCCTGCGCCCCTTGCATACCAACCTTGTGATTTTTGCCTTTGGTGGCTGTGCATTGTTTGGTACCTCGTACTACGTCGTGCAGCGTACCTGCCAGACCCGCCTGATCTCCGACGCCCTCGCCGCATTTACCTTCTGGGGTTGGCAGGCCGTCATTATCGGCGCGATCATCACCTTGCCGCTTGGCTACACCACTACCAAGGAATACGCAGAGCTGGAATGGCCACTGGCTATCCTGCTGGCCATCGTCTGGGTGGTCTACGGCATTGTGTTCTTCGGCACCATTACCAAGCGTAAAACCAAGCACATTTATGTCGGTAACTGGTTCTACGGGGCGTTCATTATCGTTACGGCGATGCTGCACATCGTCAACCACGCATCCCTGCCGGTAAGTTTCTTCAAGTCCTACTCGGCTTACGCCGGTGCCACCGACGCCATGATCCAGTGGTGGTACGGCCACAACGCTGTAGGTTTCTTCCTGACTACCGGCTTCCTGGGCATGATGTACTACTTCGTGCCGAAGCAGGCCGAACGTCCGATCTACTCGTATCGCCTGTCGATCGTGCACTTCTGGGCCCTCATCACCCTTTACATCTGGGCCGGCCCGCACCACCTGCACTACACCGCTCTGCCGGACTGGGCCCAGTCGCTGGGCATGGCCATGTCGATCATCCTGCTGGCGCCAAGCTGGGGCGGCATGATCAACGGCATGATGACCCTGTCGGGCGCCTGGCATAAATTGCGCACCGACCCGATCCTGCGCTTCCTCGTGGTGTCCCTGGCCTTCTACGGCATGTCGACCTTCGAAGGCCCGATGATGGCCATCAAGACCGTCAACTCGCTGTCGCACTACACCGACTGGACCATCGGCCACGTACACGCCGGGGCACTGGGCTGGGTAGCGATGATTTCGATCGGCGCCATGTACCACATGATTCCGCGCATCTACGGCCAGAAGCAGATGTACAGCACCAGCCTGATCAATACGCACTTCTGGCTGGCGACTATCGGCACCGTGCTTTATATCGCTTCGATGTGGGTCAACGGCATCACCCAGGGCCTGATGTGGCGCGCAATCAACGACGACGGCACCCTGACCTACTCGTTCGTGGAAGCACTGCAAGCCAGCCACCCTGGCTTTATCGTTCGCGCCATCGGCGGGGCTATCTTCGCCAGCGGCATGCTGTTCATGGCCTATAACGTGTTCCGCACCGTACGCGCCTCGAACCCGGTAGAAGCTGAAGCAGCGAGCAAAATCGCTGTCGTTGGAGCCCACTGA
- the ccoP gene encoding cytochrome-c oxidase, cbb3-type subunit III, whose translation MTTFWSIYICVLTIGTLVGLTWLLISTRKGERKSETVETMGHSFDGIEEYDNPLPQWWFMLFVGTLVFGVGYLILYPGLGNWKGLLPGYEDGWTGVNEWQKEMDKADARFGPIFAKYAAMPVEQVAQDPQALKMGGRLFASNCSVCHGSDAKGAFGFPNLADSTWRWGGDADTIKTTIMGGRIAAMPAWGAVLGDDGVKNVAAYVRHDLAGLPLPQDTTVDLVAGKQAFETTCVACHGANGKGMQLMGAPDLTAPAGFIYGTSLAQLQQTIRHGRQGHMPAQNDLLGNDKVQLLAAYVFSLSHGNQEEKSAE comes from the coding sequence ATGACCACCTTCTGGAGTATCTATATCTGCGTGCTGACCATTGGCACGCTGGTCGGCCTGACCTGGCTGTTGATCAGTACCCGCAAGGGGGAAAGAAAAAGCGAAACCGTCGAGACCATGGGCCACAGCTTTGATGGCATCGAAGAGTACGACAACCCGCTGCCCCAATGGTGGTTCATGTTGTTCGTCGGCACGCTGGTGTTTGGTGTGGGCTATTTGATTCTCTATCCGGGCCTGGGCAACTGGAAAGGCCTGCTACCGGGTTACGAGGATGGCTGGACCGGGGTCAATGAATGGCAAAAGGAGATGGACAAGGCAGACGCCAGGTTTGGCCCCATTTTCGCCAAATACGCCGCCATGCCCGTTGAGCAAGTAGCCCAAGACCCCCAGGCACTGAAAATGGGCGGGCGCCTGTTTGCGTCCAATTGCTCGGTGTGCCACGGCTCGGATGCCAAGGGCGCCTTCGGCTTCCCCAACCTGGCCGACAGCACCTGGCGCTGGGGCGGCGATGCTGACACCATTAAAACCACGATCATGGGCGGGCGCATCGCGGCGATGCCGGCCTGGGGTGCAGTGCTGGGTGACGACGGCGTCAAGAACGTCGCCGCCTATGTGCGCCACGATCTGGCCGGGCTGCCTTTGCCACAGGACACGACAGTGGATCTGGTCGCGGGCAAGCAGGCTTTCGAAACCACCTGTGTGGCCTGCCATGGCGCCAATGGCAAAGGCATGCAACTGATGGGGGCGCCTGATCTGACTGCGCCTGCGGGCTTTATTTACGGCACCAGCCTGGCGCAATTGCAGCAAACCATTCGCCATGGTCGCCAGGGGCATATGCCGGCGCAAAACGATCTGCTGGGTAACGACAAGGTGCAATTGCTGGCTGCATACGTGTTCAGCTTGTCTCATGGGAATCAAGAGGAAAAATCAGCCGAATAA
- a CDS encoding cbb3-type cytochrome oxidase subunit 3, giving the protein MSSGMIRGLGTVVVAVAFIGLALWVFSPRRKSEFEDATLLPFKDDPEAIKHVEQEQASRSNKQ; this is encoded by the coding sequence ATGAGTAGCGGAATGATCCGCGGCCTCGGCACAGTCGTGGTGGCGGTGGCCTTTATCGGCCTGGCGCTGTGGGTATTCAGCCCGCGGCGCAAGTCGGAGTTTGAAGACGCGACCCTACTGCCATTCAAAGACGATCCAGAGGCGATTAAACACGTCGAGCAAGAACAAGCGTCTAGGAGCAATAAACAATGA
- the ccoO gene encoding cytochrome-c oxidase, cbb3-type subunit II, with protein sequence MKHEIIEKNIGLMLLLMILCVSVGGLTQIVPLFFEDVTNTPVEGMKPYTALQLEGRDIYIREGCVQCHSQMIRPFRAETERYGHYSVAGESVWDHPFLWGSKRTGPDLARVGARYSDDWHRAHLYNPRNVVPESKMPAYPWLVSEPVDDRHTQKKLEVMRTLGVPYTDEDIANARQSVQGKTEMDALVAYLQVLGTAIKSKR encoded by the coding sequence ATGAAACACGAAATCATTGAAAAAAATATCGGCCTGATGCTGTTGCTGATGATCCTCTGTGTGAGCGTCGGCGGCCTGACGCAAATCGTGCCGCTGTTCTTTGAGGATGTGACCAATACCCCGGTCGAGGGCATGAAGCCTTACACCGCGCTGCAACTGGAAGGGCGTGACATCTACATTCGCGAAGGCTGCGTGCAATGCCACTCGCAGATGATCCGTCCGTTCCGGGCCGAGACCGAGCGCTATGGCCATTACTCGGTCGCCGGTGAAAGCGTCTGGGACCACCCGTTCCTGTGGGGCTCCAAACGTACCGGGCCGGACCTGGCGCGGGTCGGCGCACGCTATTCGGACGACTGGCACCGCGCGCATTTGTACAACCCGCGCAACGTTGTGCCGGAGTCGAAAATGCCCGCCTACCCGTGGCTGGTGTCGGAACCGGTGGATGACCGCCATACCCAAAAGAAACTCGAAGTGATGCGCACCCTGGGCGTGCCATACACCGATGAAGACATCGCCAACGCCAGACAGTCGGTGCAGGGCAAGACCGAAATGGACGCGCTGGTGGCCTACCTGCAAGTGCTCGGCACTGCCATCAAGAGCAAGAGGTGA
- the ccoN gene encoding cytochrome-c oxidase, cbb3-type subunit I, with product MNTSTSTAYNYKVVRQFAIMTVVWGIVGMGLGVFLAAQLVWPELNFNLPWTSFGRLRPLHTNAVIFAFGGCALFASSFYSVQRTCQATLFAPKIAMFTFWGWQLVILLAAISLPLGYTSSKEYAELEWPIDILITIVWVAYAIVFFGTIMKRKTKHIYVGNWFFGAFIVTVAILHIVNNLEIPVSFTKSYSLYGGATDAMVQWWYGHNAVGFFLTAGFLGMMYYFVPKQAERPIYSYRLSIVHFWALITLYIWAGPHHLHYTALPDWAQSLGMVMSLILLAPSWGGMINGMMTLSGAWHKLRSDPILRFLVVSLAFYGMSTFEGPMMAIKTVNALSHYTDWTIGHVHAGALGWVAMISIGALYHMIPKIFGRPQMYSMGLINAHFWLATIGTVLYIASMWVNGIAQGLMWRAVNEDGTLTYSFVETLVASHPGYVVRLIGGAIFFSGMLLMAYNTWRTVRNAEPAEVVAAAQTA from the coding sequence ATGAACACTTCTACAAGTACTGCCTACAACTACAAGGTGGTCCGCCAATTTGCCATTATGACGGTGGTTTGGGGCATCGTCGGTATGGGGCTCGGCGTATTTCTCGCCGCGCAGCTGGTCTGGCCAGAACTTAACTTCAATTTGCCATGGACCAGTTTCGGGCGCCTGCGCCCTTTGCACACCAACGCGGTGATCTTCGCCTTTGGCGGTTGTGCATTGTTTGCATCCTCCTTTTACTCGGTACAACGTACCTGCCAGGCAACGCTGTTCGCGCCGAAGATCGCCATGTTTACCTTTTGGGGTTGGCAACTGGTGATTTTGCTGGCTGCCATCAGCCTGCCGCTGGGCTACACCAGCTCCAAGGAATACGCCGAGCTTGAGTGGCCGATCGATATCCTGATCACCATCGTCTGGGTCGCTTATGCCATCGTGTTTTTCGGCACGATCATGAAGCGCAAGACCAAACACATTTACGTGGGCAACTGGTTCTTCGGCGCATTCATCGTGACCGTGGCCATCTTGCACATCGTCAACAACCTGGAAATCCCGGTCAGTTTCACCAAGTCCTACTCGCTGTATGGCGGCGCGACTGACGCCATGGTGCAGTGGTGGTACGGCCATAACGCCGTGGGCTTTTTCCTGACGGCAGGTTTTTTGGGGATGATGTACTACTTCGTGCCCAAACAGGCCGAACGCCCTATCTATTCCTATCGCCTGTCGATCGTGCACTTCTGGGCTCTGATCACCCTTTACATCTGGGCCGGCCCGCACCACTTGCACTACACCGCGCTGCCGGACTGGGCCCAGTCGCTGGGCATGGTGATGTCACTGATCCTGCTGGCGCCAAGCTGGGGCGGCATGATCAACGGCATGATGACGCTCTCCGGGGCCTGGCATAAGTTGCGCAGCGACCCGATCCTGCGCTTCCTCGTGGTGTCGCTGGCGTTCTACGGGATGTCGACCTTCGAAGGCCCGATGATGGCGATCAAGACCGTCAACGCCCTCTCCCACTACACCGACTGGACCATCGGCCACGTACACGCCGGTGCGCTGGGCTGGGTAGCGATGATTTCGATCGGTGCGCTGTATCACATGATCCCGAAAATTTTCGGTCGCCCGCAGATGTACAGCATGGGCCTGATCAACGCGCATTTCTGGCTTGCCACTATCGGTACCGTGCTTTACATCGCCTCGATGTGGGTCAACGGCATCGCCCAGGGCCTGATGTGGCGCGCAGTCAACGAAGACGGCACGCTGACCTACTCCTTCGTCGAAACCCTGGTGGCCAGCCATCCGGGCTATGTCGTGCGACTGATCGGCGGGGCGATCTTCTTCAGCGGCATGTTGCTGATGGCTTACAACACTTGGCGCACCGTGCGTAACGCCGAGCCCGCTGAAGTCGTAGCCGCCGCGCAGACGGCCTGA
- a CDS encoding alpha/beta family hydrolase produces the protein MGVAGKAGIDRDQWAQCVQEQGWLWNPASDEVKSAQPQTLILAHGAGAPMDSAWMTGMAERLAARGVNVLRFEFPYMAQRRLDGGKRPPNQQAKLLECWRQVYAGVRQHVAGQIAIGGKSMGGRMASLVADELGVDALVCLGYPFYASGKPEKPRVAHLAGLQTATLIVQGERDALGNRQAVEAYTLAPGIELHWLVAGDHDLKPLKVSGFTHEQHLDAAADKIAQWLPL, from the coding sequence ATGGGCGTAGCAGGCAAGGCCGGTATTGACAGGGATCAATGGGCGCAATGCGTACAGGAGCAGGGCTGGTTATGGAATCCGGCCTCGGACGAGGTGAAAAGCGCGCAACCGCAGACCTTGATCCTGGCCCATGGTGCGGGTGCTCCGATGGACAGTGCCTGGATGACCGGTATGGCTGAACGCCTTGCGGCACGAGGGGTGAACGTATTGCGCTTCGAGTTCCCGTACATGGCGCAACGCCGGCTCGATGGTGGCAAAAGGCCGCCAAACCAACAGGCCAAATTGCTCGAATGTTGGCGCCAGGTGTATGCCGGGGTGCGACAGCATGTCGCCGGGCAAATTGCGATTGGCGGCAAGTCCATGGGCGGGCGCATGGCCAGTCTGGTGGCTGATGAGTTGGGAGTTGATGCTCTGGTCTGTCTGGGCTACCCGTTTTACGCCTCCGGCAAACCGGAAAAACCGCGGGTGGCGCACTTGGCCGGGCTGCAGACAGCCACCCTGATCGTGCAGGGCGAACGCGATGCCCTGGGCAACCGGCAAGCCGTCGAGGCATACACGCTGGCGCCGGGCATTGAACTGCACTGGTTAGTGGCGGGGGATCACGATTTGAAGCCGCTCAAAGTATCGGGGTTTACCCATGAACAGCATCTGGACGCCGCTGCCGACAAAATCGCGCAATGGCTCCCCCTGTAG
- a CDS encoding methyl-accepting chemotaxis protein, which yields MRNNQPVTQRERTFPAQQRLISTTDAKGVITYCNDAFVEISGFSREELIRAPHNLVRHPDVPSPVFEHMWSTLKKGAPWMGIVKNRCRNGDHYWVNAYVTPVFENERVVGYESVRVKPTGEQIRRAEALYSRLNRGKSAVPQRDKWLPVLQDWLPFILVSQLSFMIGALLNSSWGFALAAALSIPLGLLGLGWQQRGIKRLLRLAEQTTSDPLIAQMYTDSRGPQARLEMSILSQEARLKTCLTRLQDTAEHLSEQARQADVLAHNSSKGLERQRVETEQVATAVNQMAATTQEVASHVQRTADATQEANRLTGRGRDIAGETREAIERLSIVVGETGATVTQLAKDSDEIGGVVDVIKGIADQTNLLALNAAIEAARAGEMGRGFAVVADEVRQLAQRTSLSTGQIHGLIAKLQQTAATAVQTMNAGHRQAEEGVARVLEADKALVGISEAVANITDMTTQIAAATEEQSAVAEEISRNISTIADLADQTSEQAQHSALLSEELTRTVNTQYSLVERFNR from the coding sequence ATGCGTAATAACCAGCCCGTCACCCAACGCGAACGCACTTTCCCCGCTCAACAACGGTTGATTTCCACCACCGATGCCAAAGGTGTAATTACCTATTGCAACGATGCCTTTGTCGAGATCAGCGGGTTCTCGCGTGAAGAGCTGATACGCGCACCGCACAACCTCGTGCGTCATCCGGATGTTCCTTCTCCCGTCTTTGAACACATGTGGAGCACCTTGAAAAAAGGCGCGCCATGGATGGGCATTGTGAAAAACCGTTGCCGCAACGGTGACCATTACTGGGTCAACGCTTACGTGACCCCGGTATTCGAGAATGAGCGAGTGGTGGGCTATGAGTCGGTCCGGGTCAAGCCCACCGGCGAACAGATCCGTCGTGCCGAAGCTCTGTATTCGCGCCTTAATCGCGGCAAGTCGGCGGTGCCACAGCGCGATAAATGGCTCCCCGTGCTGCAGGACTGGCTGCCCTTCATTCTGGTCAGCCAACTGAGTTTCATGATTGGCGCCCTGCTCAACTCCAGCTGGGGCTTTGCCCTGGCGGCCGCGCTGTCGATCCCGCTGGGGTTGCTTGGCCTGGGCTGGCAACAACGCGGGATCAAGCGCTTGCTGCGCCTGGCCGAACAAACCACCTCTGACCCGTTGATTGCCCAGATGTACACCGACAGCCGTGGCCCGCAAGCGCGTCTGGAAATGTCGATTCTGAGCCAGGAAGCGCGCCTGAAGACCTGTTTGACCCGACTGCAGGACACTGCCGAACATTTAAGCGAGCAGGCCCGTCAAGCCGATGTACTGGCACACAACAGCTCTAAGGGGCTTGAGCGCCAGCGAGTTGAAACCGAACAAGTCGCCACCGCCGTTAACCAGATGGCTGCCACCACGCAAGAAGTGGCCAGCCACGTACAGCGCACGGCTGACGCGACTCAAGAGGCCAATCGCCTGACAGGGCGCGGGCGTGACATCGCCGGTGAAACCCGCGAGGCGATTGAACGCTTGTCCATCGTGGTCGGTGAAACCGGGGCAACGGTCACTCAGCTGGCCAAAGACAGCGATGAAATCGGCGGCGTGGTTGACGTGATCAAGGGCATTGCCGACCAGACCAACCTGCTGGCCCTGAACGCAGCCATCGAAGCCGCGCGTGCCGGCGAGATGGGCCGGGGCTTTGCCGTGGTGGCTGACGAAGTGCGTCAACTGGCACAACGCACCAGCCTGTCGACCGGACAGATTCATGGCCTGATCGCCAAGTTGCAGCAGACGGCGGCCACTGCCGTACAGACCATGAATGCCGGGCATCGTCAGGCTGAAGAAGGCGTGGCCCGGGTACTGGAAGCGGACAAGGCGCTGGTGGGCATCAGTGAAGCGGTGGCCAATATCACCGACATGACCACCCAGATCGCGGCCGCCACCGAAGAGCAAAGCGCAGTGGCTGAAGAAATCAGCCGCAACATCAGCACCATTGCCGACCTGGCGGACCAGACTTCAGAGCAGGCCCAGCATTCGGCGCTATTGAGCGAAGAACTGACCCGCACCGTAAACACCCAGTATTCACTGGTGGAGCGGTTCAACCGTTAA
- a CDS encoding CPBP family intramembrane glutamic endopeptidase has translation MIALPWPYLAFLTLGYCLALSYGQLGAQALIALFALILSGLAARQHRQQWLRYAGHALFVLLALALALHWLPGFHNGRAINPERLTPDAVPFSLYLNLDKPLIGFWLLLVCPWIAPRFSWRVSFGATLMALVLVAIAALGGAMLLGMITWAPKWPAHGWIWVLNNLLLVTLVEEALFRGYIQGSLSRWFKQLPYGQTLALVIAALLFGLAHMAAGWHWVLLSGIAGLGYGLAWRFGGLSAAIATHFGLNLLHFVFFTYPMLAP, from the coding sequence ATGATTGCTCTGCCATGGCCTTATCTGGCATTTCTTACCCTCGGCTACTGCCTTGCCCTGAGCTACGGCCAATTGGGCGCCCAGGCTCTTATCGCGTTGTTTGCCCTGATTCTGTCCGGGCTCGCAGCCCGTCAGCACCGCCAGCAATGGCTGCGCTATGCCGGTCACGCGCTGTTTGTATTGCTGGCCCTGGCACTGGCGCTGCACTGGCTACCCGGTTTCCATAATGGCCGCGCCATCAACCCCGAACGGCTGACGCCGGACGCCGTGCCCTTCTCGTTGTACCTCAATCTGGACAAGCCGCTGATTGGCTTCTGGCTATTACTGGTATGCCCCTGGATAGCGCCACGCTTTTCCTGGCGAGTCTCGTTTGGCGCGACGTTGATGGCCCTGGTACTGGTGGCAATTGCAGCGCTTGGCGGCGCGATGCTGCTGGGCATGATCACCTGGGCCCCTAAATGGCCCGCACACGGCTGGATCTGGGTGCTGAACAATTTACTGCTGGTAACACTGGTCGAAGAAGCCCTGTTTCGCGGCTACATCCAGGGCAGTTTGAGTCGCTGGTTTAAACAGCTGCCCTACGGCCAGACACTGGCACTGGTCATTGCTGCGCTATTGTTCGGCCTGGCGCATATGGCCGCAGGCTGGCATTGGGTACTGCTGTCGGGTATTGCCGGCCTTGGTTATGGCCTGGCCTGGCGTTTCGGCGGCCTGAGTGCGGCGATCGCCACTCACTTCGGGCTTAACCTGTTGCACTTCGTATTCTTCACTTATCCGATGCTGGCGCCCTGA